Part of the Prunus dulcis chromosome 8, ALMONDv2, whole genome shotgun sequence genome is shown below.
AGTTACATGTTGCAGAATGTTGAACAAGAACCCGGCGTGTTAAAAAGTCTTGGTAAAGTCTTTATGTTGTtacattatacatatatacatgtatggGCGGATATCTAAAAGACaatttttgtctttctagaaGACCAAAATGTACCCAAAATTTGGCTTAACATTTCTGGtaggtttttatgttttgttttatgtatAATGTTGATGAAATTGTGTCGAAAATATATGGATACAATTGATTGACAACAATGATATCGACACATTATAAATGACATTATAGATGAGATGTTATGAAAATATGTATGGATAATATATCTTTGCAgttgacaaccaaaaatatcaatatatcAATAATTTAATGGGACGTGGAGtagttttttcttcattaGGACAATCTAGTTATGCTAGTGTATAAATTGCTCGTTTTTAACCTTGTTACAATGTACTTGTATTAAATATGGACAATGTGGTACAAAGACAAAATCTGACGCCGTTGACTCTGTGCAGTCGCGTAGGCTTTTATAGGTGTTATCTCACAGAGTGGAGGAGAAACAAAGGCAATGTATTTAACACCCACAAGTCTGAAACCCTTACAACCTCCCCGattattcaattcaattctcaTTTCGATTTGATACGATTAAgtaaaaacataaattaaaacatagaAAAAATAGAGGGTCCGGAGCAGAAGCTCGGGCCCCAGCAGCACCACAACTTCAGCCAACAGCGATCactaatcatcatcatcaccattaacgggtttcttttgttttttcttttccctctaATTGAATCGATTTGTCGAAAGTAAGAGCAAGCAGGGAGGACGAAGCAGCAGATCAATCAAAGGCTTGAttgttactgctgctgcttctgggttcgggtttggttttgatctGGTTTGGGTTTGATGGGTTCGAAGCCATGGCTGTACCCGGCTCCGACCTATCGTACTCTCGAGACCTATTGGGATACCGACGACGACGGCCCTGGTCCACGCTGCGGCCACACCCTCACCGCCGTCGCTGCCACGAAGACCCATGGCCCACGCCTCATACTATTCGGTGGTGCCACCGCCATTGAAGGCGGCGCCGCCTCCTCCGCCCCTGGCATCAGTATcatttctctccctctctcaacttcttcttttttcgatttttgtaTTGAAGTTGTTCCTTTTCGATTTTGCTTAATTGTGTGAGCGTTTGTTAATTCTGAATGTAGGGTTAGCGGGGGTGACCAATTCGGTTCATTCCTATGATGTTCTTACCAGGAAGTGGACTAGGTTTTTGCCATTTGTTACTTGTGAATTATGTCTCTCTTttatcttccttttctttctttggaaaaaaaatgaaaatctgACCTTTATTATTAGTTGGATTGAATTGGAAGCTTACTGATCGTTCTTCTGCTGGTTGGTGTTCAAATTTTGCAGAATGAGACCTGCAGGTGAGCCACCGTCTCCCAGGGCAGCTCACGCGGCAGCTGCGGTGGGCACTATGGTTGTTTTTCAGGTAAATTAAGAAATACATTTGAGGACTGATTGGAAATTTAGAGGTTTATAATTCCGGAGGTTTTCTTTTACTGGGCTTTTAATGCTTTGAAAGTATATGGATTAACTTTTCTTACTGGGTTTAATGAGTGTTATTCCTGCTCAATGTCTAGGGTGGCATAGGTCCTGCTGGGCATTCTACAGACGATCTCTACGTGCTTGATTTAACCAACGATAAGTTTAAATGGCACAGGTGAGGATAAGTGACCTTAAATTGAGCTTATCCTACTTCAGACTTTAtagattattttttaaaatggtgGTACGAATGGTACgaatcatatttattttggttttttgttatCTGTCTGTAGAGTGGTTGTACAAGGACAAGGACCTGGGCCTCGGTATGGCCATGTAATGGACTTAGTTGCTCAAAGATATCTTGTTACTGTCAGTGGAAACGATGGTGGGTGTATTCACTAAACCCTAAGTAATTGTTATCCGTGAGTTTCACTGTTGTCAAATGCAAGGCTTTTTTTTAGAAGCATGTGATGGttccttttatcttttattaatgttaacttttattttaaaggaaaaagagttCTTTCTGATGCATGGGCTCTGGATACTGCCCAGAAACCTTATGCATGGGCAAGGCTGAACCCAGAAGGTGACAGACCTTCTGCTAGAATGTGAGTAATATTCATATTTTGACAATTGAAAAGTTATGAAAATGCTGGTGGACTTTGTAAATACTTCATGAACCAACCTTATTTTGTAGGTATGCAACAGCCAGTGCCCGCTCAGATGGCATGTTTTTGCTTTGTGGTGGAAGAGATATTTCTGGAGCGGTATGTGGGATCTTTTCTTTCCAGATGATTTGATAAATTTCCAAATCATATGTGAAACATGGAGCAAGAAGTGATTTAGGATTGATTTGGAAAGTTAGGGGGAATCATTCACTTGCATGACATTGAAGATCATGAAGTTTACATAGAATTTTTGAGCAAACATTTCTCAATTTTATCAAACCCACTTCTGGCACTTTCCATGTGTTTCGGAGATGTCTTTTTGAATTGCAGAGGCTTTATTTCTCTAAGTAGATTTTCCTTGTAACCATGGAtctaaattttcagttttttttaaataatgaaTTCGCTTTCATTTATGAAGTTACTGATAGAAATAGTTGGGTATTGTGTGTGTCAGTTGTATACTCGAGGTCTTCTGGGCTACTAGTTTATCTGATGCATTTGCTCATATCTATGCTCCCACAGCCACTAGCAGATGCTTATGGACTGCTCATGCATAGGAATGGTCAGTGGGAGTGGACCCTTGCACCTGGAGTGTCCCCTTCACCAAGGTATCAACATGCTGCGGTAAGTGATAATATATAAACCAGGAATATACTACCCTTTGTATGTTTCAGGATTATTTGATATGTGTTTTCTAAGTGTACCACTTAGGttatggaatatatatttaagtGAAGAAATCATATAATGTTCTTGGTATGAATGCATTTTGCATTTTTGTACGTACTTGGCTGCCTCTCTTCTGACTTAACTTTACCCATTGAACCTTATTTAAGCATCAAATTGACATTGTTTGCTGTCAGGTTTTTGTTGGTGCAAGATTACATGTCACAGGCGGTGCTCTTAGGGGAGGACGTGGTATAGAAGGTGAAGGAGCTATTGCAGGTAATCTTTTGGTTGTCAATTTCATCACCATGACTTATATGGTAATTTCAGTAAGTTTTCTTAATACCTTTTGTGTAtgttctttttccttatttgataGTATTGGACACTGCTGCCGGAGTTTGGCTAGACAGAAATGGGCTTGTGACTTCCTCACGGACAGGAAAGGGACAGAATGACTATGATCCTCCTTTGGAGCTTATGCGTCGTTGTCGCCACGCTGCTGCATCTCTTGGTCTtcgtatatatatttatggaGGTCTTAAGGGAGGTAAAGACTTTAGAACATAATTGAGAATGTGAATAATGTAATGGCATAACAAACAAGAATCAAGTGTTAATTGCAAGAATGGATGTACTGATTTTTGGTTGTTAGGAGGGAATCCAAAGTGTTATTTGCAAGAATAGACCTAGTAGCTTTCCACCTTAATTATCAGAAGATTCTTGACATGAGAGATTTAGCATTGGTATCTTGGATTTAAGGGGATGTCTCCTGAAAAAAGAAGCTGGTATTAGTTAATACCGGTAATATttctttaatgaaattttcatagGGTTTGTTTTGCAGCTATACTACTACACTAAAAAACGTTTAAATTAAGCGAGATATTTGTATATGACCTCTGGGACCTGTCTATATTAGATTCCAATATGCACTTCTGGTGCAGCCTTCCTCTACTTATGTGGTTTTGTATATACTATATCATGTggtaatataatttttgtttgtcttcTTGTACAGACATCCTGCTAGATGACTTCCTGGTTGCAGAAAATTCATCATTTCAATCTGAAATTGGTTCGCCTGTTTTAACATCTGAGCGATCGCCAACTGTAACAAGTCCCAGACCGTTTCACGCAAACACAAGTACTTTTGGAACATCACCATCTTCGGATGGCGAACCTGAGAGTCCCCCATCCAGTGGTTTGAGGTATTTTTCCGTGTCCTCGTTTCCCTCTTTTCCCAAGTACTTGACTGAGCCACATGCTCATAATTTGTGCGATATGTAATCATCTTTGGCAGCATGGACAAAAATTCTATGGAGAAACTACGGGAGGCTTCTGCAGCCGAAGCTGAGGCAGCTAGTGCTGTTTGGCAAGCTGTGCAGGCAACATCTGCCACTCCTGCTGAAGAAACTTCTGTTTCGGATGATAACTCACATGTTGCAGAAACATTGTCCGATGGTAGTGACACTGAGGCAGATGTTCGCCTTCATCACCGAGCTGTATGTCTGTTGTATCAATGCCTAATTTCGGGATTTGTTTGCATCTTTAAGTGgcatatttataattttatgttgTTGTAGGTTGTCGTTGCCAAAGAGGCTGTAGGTAACCTGGGTGGGATGGTAAGACAGTTGTCTTTGGATCAATTTGAAAATGAGAGTAGACGAATGATTCCAATGAATAACGACTTATCACATCCTAACAAAAAGTTCACCAGGCAGAAGTCTCCACAGGGCCTACATAAGAAGGCAAGCATCAATTAAcattaaatttttctttttctttttatgttttattttttacttcaaCATTGTTTTTTGTCATTTGTTCTGCAGATTATATCTACATTGCTGAGACCTCGGAACTGGAAAGCTCCTGTGAATAGGAAGTTTTTCTTGGATTCTTATGAAGTGGGAGAACTTTGTTATGCCGCTGAGCAGATCTTTATGCAGGAGCCAACTGTTCTTCAGCTGAAAGCCCCTGTTAAAGTATTTGGCGATCTTCATGGACAGTTTGGTGATTTAATGCGCTTATTTGATGAATATGGATTTCCATCTGCTGCGGGAGACATAACGTAAGTTGAGCACTTTTTCTCATGCCATATCGGTCCATTATACTTGTGGGAAGAATTCGTTTTGCACCAGAATTGTGACTCTGATATTCACTGAAGACATCAATAGTCTAAGTTCTAAGAAGAATTTACTCCAATTCTTCGTTTCAAAATCTTTATAAGATGTTGAAGTGAGACTTGTTgtaaggaattttttttagggcTGATGCTACCCTTCTGTTGTTACAGGTATATTGACTACTTGTTTTTGGGGGATTATGTTGATCGAGGACAGCACAGCTTGGAGACCATAACTTTGCTCCTTGCACTTAAGGCAAGTTCTGCTTTTAAGTAATCTAATTCATTTATAGTTGTATTCTGTCACTTCTTATATTTGACTGCATGCTCTGTTTGATTCTGCAGATTGAGTATCCTGACAATGTTCACTTAATACGTGGAAACCATGAGGCAGCTGATATCAATGCACTTTTTGGTTTTCGTATTGAATGCATTGAGCGAATGGTATGGATACTTATGCAGACTTGATAATATATTTTCTCTGAAATTTCAGAATATTAAATGTTGTAGTAACTTATGTGCATGCAGGGAGAGAATGACGGAATATGGGCATGGACACGGTTCAATCAACTTTTCAACTATCTCCCACTTGCTGCActaattgaaaagaaaattatttgtatGCATGGAGGCATTGGAAGATCTATAACTTCAGTAGAACAGATTGAGAAGCTTGAAAGACCAATTACAATGGATGCTGGGTCTATAATCTTAATGGATCTGCTGTGGTACACTCTTGCTCAATTCATCTGTCTGTTTGCTATTGATGGTTAATGTTTATGGTCTTATGAAATCTATGTACACAGGTCTGATCCTACAGAAAACGATAGTGTAGAGGGCTTGAGACCAAATGCCAGAGGGCCTGGTCTTGTCACATTCGGGGTATGCACTTTTGgccctttttatattttttttattcatatttggATGGACATGTATATTGCTTTTTACATGAATTTATTTCCCATTTCTGTTAGTGACAGTGTGTGAATACCTTAGTAATCTTGTTTCATCCGACACTCTTTCATATGGTTGCTGCTTGCTTGCATGTGCATAATTTTATGAAATGCATACTTGTGCCACCCTACCAATATGTTCTTACTACTCGCAGCCTGATCGTGTCACGGATTTTTGTAAGAGAAACAAATTACAACTTATTATAAGAGCTCATGAATGTGTTATGGATGGGTTTGAAAGATTTGCCCAGGGACAATTGATCACCCTCTTTTCTGCAACTAACTATTGTGGTAAGCAAATTTCTGGTCAGTTTCTTTCTATGTTCTGGTGTTTGCAATCTCATATGGTCTTTTCATGTAGGGACGGCAAACAATGCTGGTGCTATATTGGTTGTTGGCAGAGGCTTGGTTGTGGTTCCAAAATTAATTCATCCTTTGCCACCTCCTCTTCAGTCACCGGAGACATCTCCGGAACGGGTCATAGAGGACACATGGATGCAGGTAAGCCATTCTCTATAATGTTGTTAGTCCGTAatatgtattatttaat
Proteins encoded:
- the LOC117612229 gene encoding serine/threonine-protein phosphatase BSL1; translation: MGSKPWLYPAPTYRTLETYWDTDDDGPGPRCGHTLTAVAATKTHGPRLILFGGATAIEGGAASSAPGIRLAGVTNSVHSYDVLTRKWTRMRPAGEPPSPRAAHAAAAVGTMVVFQGGIGPAGHSTDDLYVLDLTNDKFKWHRVVVQGQGPGPRYGHVMDLVAQRYLVTVSGNDGKRVLSDAWALDTAQKPYAWARLNPEGDRPSARMYATASARSDGMFLLCGGRDISGAPLADAYGLLMHRNGQWEWTLAPGVSPSPRYQHAAVFVGARLHVTGGALRGGRGIEGEGAIAVLDTAAGVWLDRNGLVTSSRTGKGQNDYDPPLELMRRCRHAAASLGLRIYIYGGLKGDILLDDFLVAENSSFQSEIGSPVLTSERSPTVTSPRPFHANTSTFGTSPSSDGEPESPPSSGLSMDKNSMEKLREASAAEAEAASAVWQAVQATSATPAEETSVSDDNSHVAETLSDGSDTEADVRLHHRAVVVAKEAVGNLGGMVRQLSLDQFENESRRMIPMNNDLSHPNKKFTRQKSPQGLHKKIISTLLRPRNWKAPVNRKFFLDSYEVGELCYAAEQIFMQEPTVLQLKAPVKVFGDLHGQFGDLMRLFDEYGFPSAAGDITYIDYLFLGDYVDRGQHSLETITLLLALKIEYPDNVHLIRGNHEAADINALFGFRIECIERMGENDGIWAWTRFNQLFNYLPLAALIEKKIICMHGGIGRSITSVEQIEKLERPITMDAGSIILMDLLWSDPTENDSVEGLRPNARGPGLVTFGPDRVTDFCKRNKLQLIIRAHECVMDGFERFAQGQLITLFSATNYCGTANNAGAILVVGRGLVVVPKLIHPLPPPLQSPETSPERVIEDTWMQELNIQRPPTPTRGRPQPDLDRNSLAYI